Proteins from a genomic interval of Xanthomonas sp. AM6:
- a CDS encoding pseudouridine synthase — MLIAFNKPFNVLCQFTDRSEPPRRTLAGFGLPAGVYAAGRLDYDSEGLLLLTDDGALANRVTDPRHKQPKTYWVQVEGVPQPEQLQRLRDGVVLNDGPTAPAQASVLETAPDLWPRDPPVRFRKTVPDAWLQIVLREGRNRQVRRMTAAVGLPTLRLVRVAIGAHRLEGLAPGAWRML; from the coding sequence ATGCTGATCGCGTTCAACAAGCCGTTCAATGTGCTGTGCCAGTTCACCGACCGCAGCGAACCGCCGCGGCGCACCCTGGCCGGATTCGGCCTGCCTGCCGGCGTGTACGCGGCCGGGCGGCTGGACTACGACAGCGAGGGCCTGCTGCTGCTGACCGACGATGGCGCGCTGGCCAATCGCGTCACCGATCCGCGGCACAAGCAGCCGAAGACGTATTGGGTGCAGGTGGAAGGCGTACCGCAGCCGGAGCAGTTGCAGCGCCTGCGCGATGGCGTGGTGTTGAACGACGGGCCGACTGCGCCGGCCCAGGCCAGCGTGCTGGAGACCGCGCCGGATCTGTGGCCGCGCGATCCGCCGGTGCGGTTCCGCAAGACGGTGCCCGATGCATGGTTGCAGATCGTGCTGCGCGAAGGACGCAATCGCCAGGTGCGGCGCATGACCGCCGCGGTCGGCCTGCCGACCTTGCGGCTGGTGCGCGTGGCCATCGGCGCGCACCGGCTGGAGGGGCTGGCGCCGGGGGCGTGGCGGATGCTGTAG
- a CDS encoding TatD family hydrolase, which translates to MTLIDIGANLTHDSFDRDRDAVLQRARDAGVAQMVVTGASRAHSPLALQLAQQHPGFLYATAGVHPHHALEYTAECDAELRALHAHAQVVAVGECGLDYFRDFAPRPAQHRAFERQLQLAADTGKPLFLHQRDAHADFLALMRQFDGKLGPAVVHCFTGTREELFDYLDRDWHIGITGWLCDERRGAHLRELVRNIPAARLMIETDAPYLLPRTLKPLPKDRRNEPAFLAHIVEELARDRGEDPATTAAASTATARAFFGLPAAA; encoded by the coding sequence ATGACCCTGATCGACATCGGCGCCAACCTCACCCACGATTCCTTCGATCGCGACCGCGACGCGGTGCTGCAGCGCGCGCGCGATGCCGGCGTGGCGCAGATGGTGGTCACCGGCGCCAGCCGCGCGCATTCGCCGCTGGCGCTGCAATTGGCGCAGCAGCATCCCGGCTTCCTGTACGCCACCGCCGGCGTGCACCCGCACCACGCGCTCGAGTACACCGCCGAATGCGACGCCGAACTGCGCGCGCTGCACGCGCATGCGCAGGTGGTGGCGGTGGGCGAGTGCGGCCTGGACTACTTCCGCGATTTCGCCCCGCGCCCGGCGCAGCACCGCGCGTTCGAACGCCAGCTGCAGCTGGCCGCCGACACCGGCAAGCCGCTGTTCCTGCACCAGCGCGACGCGCACGCGGACTTCCTGGCGCTGATGCGCCAGTTCGACGGCAAGCTCGGCCCGGCGGTGGTGCATTGCTTCACCGGCACCCGCGAGGAGCTGTTCGACTACCTGGACCGCGACTGGCACATCGGCATCACCGGCTGGCTGTGCGACGAACGGCGCGGCGCGCACCTGCGCGAGCTGGTCAGGAACATCCCGGCCGCGCGGCTGATGATCGAGACCGACGCGCCGTACCTGCTGCCGCGCACGCTCAAGCCGCTGCCCAAGGACCGCCGCAACGAGCCGGCGTTCCTGGCGCACATCGTCGAGGAACTGGCGCGCGACCGCGGCGA
- the hrpB gene encoding ATP-dependent helicase HrpB has protein sequence MASPVFPIDPLLPQIRDSLAAHPRLVLEAPPGAGKTTQVPPALLDAPWLQGRRIVMLEPRRVAARSAATFMARQRGEAPGETVGYRIRFENKVSARTRIEVVTEGILTRMIQDDPMLDGVGALLFDEFHERHLAADLGLALALDVQAQVREDLRIVVMSATLDGERLAQFLDAPRMTSAGRSHPVEIAHFPARREESLEAQTRRAVEHALQQHPGDVLVFLPGQREIARVQAALEGSELVSGLSPGSASGTASGASSPGTASGAPASGAARSLLPVGEGSGGGVDVLPLHGELPVEQQSKVLQPDPLGRRRVVLATNVAESSVTLPGVRVVIDAGLAREPHYDPNSGFSRLDVTAIAQASADQRAGRAGRVASGWAYRLWPQSQRLEAQRRAEILQVELAGLALELAAWGSAALRFVDPPPAGALAAARELLQRLGALSEDDAITAIGRRMLALGTHPRLAAMLLAAPDARAQALACDLAALVEARDPLRQGGDALAARWRALAAFRRGRAPHDANRGGLAAIDAAARQWRRRLRSDAPPPDSVDAHELGDLLAHAFPDRIAARHPADPLRYLLANGRSARLFEHSDLRGEPWLVATELRYEAKDALLLRAAPVDETRLRADFPQRFVQQDVVRWDADKRALSALRETRFDRIVLDSRPAGRVDPAHAAAALTEAVRELGLAALPWSEALTQWRARAVGLRAWMPELALPDLGDAALLDGLERWLRPAFAGKTRLDALGEDELGEALKSLLPWDRRQALDRHAPNRITVPSGMERRIDYALDHDGQPQPPVLAVKLQELFGLADTPRIADGRVPLVLHLLSPGGRPLQVTQDLRNFWSSTYPEVKKEMKGRYPRHPWPDDPWTATASHRAKPRGT, from the coding sequence ATGGCCTCTCCCGTTTTTCCGATCGATCCGCTGCTGCCGCAGATCCGCGACAGCCTCGCCGCGCATCCGCGGCTGGTGCTGGAAGCCCCGCCGGGCGCCGGCAAGACCACCCAGGTGCCGCCGGCGTTGCTGGACGCGCCGTGGCTGCAGGGCCGCCGCATCGTGATGCTGGAACCGCGCCGCGTGGCCGCGCGCAGCGCCGCCACGTTCATGGCCCGGCAGCGCGGCGAGGCGCCCGGCGAGACGGTGGGCTACCGCATCCGCTTCGAGAACAAGGTGTCCGCGCGTACCCGCATCGAGGTGGTCACCGAAGGCATCCTGACCCGGATGATCCAGGACGACCCGATGCTCGACGGCGTCGGCGCGCTGCTGTTCGACGAATTCCACGAACGCCACCTGGCCGCCGACCTGGGCCTGGCGCTGGCGCTGGACGTGCAGGCGCAGGTGCGCGAGGACCTGCGCATCGTGGTGATGTCGGCGACGCTGGACGGCGAGCGCCTGGCGCAGTTCCTGGACGCGCCCAGGATGACCAGCGCCGGGCGCAGCCATCCGGTGGAGATCGCGCATTTCCCGGCGCGGCGCGAAGAATCGCTGGAGGCGCAGACGCGCCGCGCGGTGGAACACGCGCTGCAGCAGCATCCGGGCGATGTACTGGTGTTCCTTCCCGGGCAGCGCGAGATCGCACGGGTGCAGGCGGCGCTGGAGGGGTCTGAGCTCGTGTCGGGACTCTCGCCGGGTAGCGCTTCCGGCACGGCTTCTGGCGCCTCTTCGCCAGGCACCGCTTCGGGCGCACCCGCATCCGGCGCTGCGCGCTCCCTTCTCCCGGTGGGGGAAGGGAGCGGCGGCGGCGTCGACGTGTTGCCCCTGCACGGCGAACTGCCGGTCGAGCAGCAGAGCAAGGTGCTGCAGCCCGATCCGCTCGGGCGCCGCCGCGTGGTGCTGGCGACCAACGTGGCCGAATCCTCGGTCACCCTGCCCGGCGTGCGGGTGGTGATCGACGCCGGGCTGGCGCGCGAGCCGCACTACGATCCCAACAGCGGTTTCTCGCGGCTGGACGTGACCGCCATCGCCCAGGCCTCGGCCGACCAGCGCGCCGGCCGCGCCGGCCGCGTCGCCTCGGGCTGGGCGTACCGGCTGTGGCCGCAGTCGCAGCGCCTGGAAGCGCAGCGCCGCGCGGAAATCCTGCAGGTCGAGCTGGCCGGCCTGGCGCTGGAACTGGCGGCCTGGGGCAGCGCGGCGCTGCGCTTCGTCGATCCGCCGCCGGCCGGCGCGCTGGCCGCCGCGCGCGAACTGCTGCAGCGGCTGGGCGCGCTGAGCGAGGACGATGCGATCACCGCCATCGGCCGGCGCATGCTCGCGCTGGGCACGCACCCGCGGCTGGCGGCGATGCTGCTGGCCGCGCCGGACGCGCGCGCGCAGGCGCTGGCCTGCGACCTGGCCGCGCTGGTCGAGGCGCGCGACCCGCTGCGCCAGGGCGGCGACGCGCTGGCGGCGCGCTGGCGCGCGCTGGCCGCATTCCGCCGCGGCCGCGCCCCGCACGACGCCAACCGCGGCGGCCTGGCCGCGATCGACGCGGCGGCCAGGCAATGGCGGCGGCGCCTGCGCAGCGACGCCCCGCCGCCGGACAGCGTAGACGCGCACGAACTCGGCGACCTGCTCGCGCACGCCTTCCCCGATCGCATCGCCGCGCGCCATCCCGCCGATCCGCTGCGCTACCTGCTGGCCAACGGCCGCAGCGCGCGCCTGTTCGAGCACAGCGACCTGCGCGGCGAACCGTGGCTGGTCGCCACCGAGCTGCGCTACGAAGCCAAGGACGCGCTGCTGCTGCGCGCCGCGCCAGTGGACGAGACGCGCCTGCGCGCCGATTTCCCGCAGCGCTTCGTGCAGCAGGACGTGGTGCGCTGGGACGCCGACAAGCGCGCCTTGAGCGCGCTGCGCGAAACCCGCTTCGACCGCATCGTGCTCGACAGCCGCCCGGCCGGCCGTGTCGATCCGGCGCATGCGGCGGCGGCGCTGACCGAGGCGGTGCGCGAACTGGGATTGGCGGCGCTGCCCTGGAGCGAGGCGCTGACGCAGTGGCGCGCGCGTGCGGTCGGCCTGCGCGCGTGGATGCCCGAGCTGGCCCTGCCCGATCTCGGCGATGCGGCCTTGCTGGACGGCCTGGAGCGCTGGCTGCGCCCGGCCTTCGCCGGCAAGACCCGGCTCGATGCGCTGGGCGAGGACGAGCTCGGCGAGGCGCTGAAATCGCTGCTGCCGTGGGACCGGCGGCAGGCGCTCGACCGGCACGCGCCGAACAGGATCACGGTGCCGTCGGGCATGGAGCGGCGCATCGACTATGCGCTGGACCACGACGGCCAGCCGCAGCCGCCGGTGCTGGCGGTGAAGCTGCAGGAGCTGTTCGGCCTGGCCGATACCCCGCGCATCGCCGACGGCCGCGTGCCGCTGGTGCTGCACCTGCTCTCGCCCGGCGGGCGCCCGCTGCAGGTGACCCAGGACCTGCGCAACTTCTGGTCCAGCACCTATCCGGAAGTGAAGAAGGAGATGAAGGGCCGCTATCCGCGCCACCCGTGGCCGGACGATCCATGGACCGCCACCGCCAGCCATCGCGCCAAGCCGCGCGGCACCTGA